In Bubalus kerabau isolate K-KA32 ecotype Philippines breed swamp buffalo chromosome 4, PCC_UOA_SB_1v2, whole genome shotgun sequence, one DNA window encodes the following:
- the NFIL3 gene encoding nuclear factor interleukin-3-regulated protein has protein sequence MQLRKMQSIKKEQASLDAGTSVDKMMVLNSALTEVSEDLTTGEELLLNEGSVGKNKSSACRRKREFIPDEKKDAMYWEKRRKNNEAAKRSREKRRLNDLVLENKLIALGEENATLKAELLSLKLKFGLISSTAYAQEIQKLSNSTAVYFQDYQTSKSTMSAFVDEHEPSMVASSCISVIKHSPQSSLSDVSEVSSLEHSQEGPVQNGCRSPESKFQVIKQEPMELESYAREPRDDRGAYRGAVYQNYMGNSFPGYSHSPPLLQVNRSSSNSPRTSETDEGAVGKSSDGEDEQQVPKGPIHSPVELQRVHATVVKVPEVNSSALPHKLRIKAKAMQIKVEAFDHEFDGTQKLSSPVDMTSKRQFELEKHTTPNLVHSSLTPFSVQVTNIQDWSLKSEHWHQKELNGKTQSSFKTGVVEVKDSGYKVSDPENLFLKQGIANLSAEVVSLKRLIATHQISASDSG, from the coding sequence ATGCAGCTGAGAAAAATGCAGAGCATCAAGAAGGAGCAGGCATCTCTTGATGCTGGTACCAGCGTGGACAAGATGATGGTGCTTAATTCCGCCTTGACCGAAGTCTCCGAAGACTTGACGACCGGGGAAGAACTCCTTCTCAATGAAGGAAGTGTGGGGAAAAACAAGTCCTCAGCATGTCGGAGGAAACGGGAATTCATTCCCGACGAGAAGAAAGATGCCATGTATTGGGAAAAGAGGCGGAAAAATAACGAAGCTGCCAAGAGGTCCCGGGAGAAACGTCGACTGAATGACCTGGTTTTGGAGAACAAACTCATTGCACTGGGAGAAGAAAACGCCACTTTAAAAGCTGAACTGCTTTCCCTAAAATTAAAGTTTGGTTTAATTAGCTCAACAGCCTACGCCCAGGAGATTCAGAAACTCAGTAATTCTACAGCTGTGTACTTTCAAGACTACCAGACTTCCAAATCCACCATGAGCGCCTTTGTGGATGAGCATGAGCCCTCGATGGTGGCCAGCAGTTGCATTTCTGTCATCAAGCACTCTCCTCAGAGTTCTCTGTCTGATGTTTCAGAAGTATCCTCGCTAGAACATTCACAGGAGGGCCCTGTGCAGAATGGCTGCAGAAGCCCAGAAAGCAAGTTCCAGGTCATCAAGCAAGAGCCAATGGAACTGGAGAGCTATGCCAGGGAACCCAGAGATGACCGAGGTGCCTACCGAGGGGCCGTGTATCAGAACTACATGGGGAATTCCTTTCCCGGATACTCGCACTCTCCCCCTCTGCTGCAGGTCAACCGATCCTCCAGTAACTCTCCGAGGACATCGGAAACTGATGAAGGTGCAGTAGGAAAGTCATCCGATGGAGAAGATGAGCAGCAGGTTCCCAAGGGCCCAATCCACTCTCCCGTCGAACTTCAGCGTGTCCACGCCACGGTGGTTAAAGTTCCAGAAGTGAATTCCTCTGCCTTGCCACACAAGCTTCGGATTAAAGCCAAAGCCATGCAGATAAAAGTGGAAGCCTTCGATCATGAGTTTGATGGCACGCAAAAACTTTCCTCGCCTGTTGACATGACGTCTAAGAGACAATTCGAACTCGAGAAGCATACCACCCCCAACCTGGTACATTCTTCTCTCACTCCCTTTTCAGTCCAAGTGACTAACATTCAAGATTGGTCTCTCAAATCTGAACACTGGCATCAAAAAGAACTTAATGGCAAAACTCAGAGTAGTTTCAAAACTGGAGTGGTGGAAGTGAAAGACAGTGGTTACAAAGTCTCTGACCCAGAGAATTTGTTTCTGAAGCAGGGGATAGCAAACTTGTCTGCAGAGGTGGTCTCACTTAAAAGACTTATAGCCACACACCAAATCTCTGCTTCAGACTCTGGGTAA